TCAGCCAGCTGGTGAGGTTGCGCTGTTCGAACTTGAGATTCCACGCATTGCGATCGAATTTGCTGCCGTCCATGCCACGGTCGGCATAGGCGGCCTCGGCGCGACTGATGTCGTAGCTGGCTTCCAGCGTGGTGTTCTCGGTCGGCGTGATGCCGATCGTCAGCGAACCGGCGCGGCGCTTGCTCTCGCTGTGCACCGCATTGCCGTTGCCGTCGTGATAATCGTCGCTGTCATTGGTCTGGGTGCTGATGCGCACATAGGCCTGCGAGCTGCCGGCGGAGAAGTTCAGCCCGGAGTCGACCCGCCCGTCACGACCGACCAGCAGACTGGCCTGCCCCTCGATGCCCGGCTCGACAAACGCCGGCGCTTCGCGCTCGAACAGCACCGTGCCGGCAAAGGCGACCGGCCCGTGCTTGACTGTCTGCGGCCCTTTCAGCAGCGTCACGCGGTCAAACGTTTCCGGGTTCAGGTACGCGGTCGGCGGGTCCATGCGACCGCCGCAGCCGCCATACAGGCCGGTGCCGTCGGCCTGGATATCCAGCCGCCCGCCACCAAGACCGCGAAACAGCGGGTCACCGCCGCTGCCGCCCTTGCGGGTGACGTTGAAGCCGGGAATCGCTTTCAGCAGGCCGGCGCCATCTGCCGCCGGCGCCGGCTGATAGGTCGCTCGCGGGTCCAGCGTCACCGTCAGCGGTGCCGTGGTTGGCGCGGCCGTCACCACGACCTCGTCCAGTTGCGTCGCCGCCCCCGCCTCGGGGGAATTTGCAAAAACAGCCGGCGAAACAGCCAAGCCGATAAGAATAGTTTGATTCCGTAAAAACATGACGACATCAATCCGAATAAGAACGGCCGCATGGTAAGCCCATGCGGCCGTTCATCCCTGCGACATAGCGTCGCAGCCGGACCGGTTTCATGTCATTGCGTTGACCGGCATCAACCGGGTTACAGCCCGAGCCGCTGGCACAGCGTCGACACGCTGCCGGCGGCATTCAGCGTATAGAAGTGCAGGCCCGGCGCGCCATTCGACAGCAGCCGGTCGCACAGCTCGGTCACCACATCCAGCCCCAGCGCGCGGATCGAGGCGACATCATCGCCATAGGCCTGCAGCTTCAGCCGCAGCCAGCGCGGAATTTCGGCGCCGCACAGGTCGGAGAAGCGGGCCAGCTGGCTGAAGTTGTAGATCGGCATGATGCCCGGCACGATCGGGATGTCGACGCCGCGCGCGCTGGCTTCGTCGACGAAGGCGAAGTAGGCGTCGGCATTGAAGAAATACTGGGTGATCGCCGAGTTGGCACCGGCACGGACCTTGCCGGCGAAGGCATCGAGGTCGGCACGGGCATTGACCGCCTGCGGGTGATAGTCCGGGTAGGCCGCCACCTCGATATGGAAATGATCGCCGTGGGTATCGCGGATAAACGAAACCAGCTCGTTGGCATAGCGGAACTCGCCGACTTCGCCCATGCCGGACGGGATGTCACCGCGCAGCGCCACCACGTGGCGGATGCCCTTCTCGCGGTATTCGTCGAGGATGGAGCGGATATTGTCCCGGGTCGAGCCGATGCAGGACAGGTGGGGGGCGGCGGCATAGCCGGCGTCACGGATATCGAGCACGGCACGCAGGGTGCCCTCGCGCGTGGTGCCACCGGCGCCAAACGTCACCGAGAAGAAGGCCGGCTTGAAGTGGGCCAGCTGCTTGCGCGCCGTGGCCAGTCTGGCATGCCCTTCTTCGGTCTTGGGCGGAAAGAACTCGAAACTGATGGTGGGTTTGACCGACGACATACCTGAATCTCTGCGAATGATTGCACTTATCCTGAACTGTGCCTAAAGCGCCCGCCATAGACAAGGCATCCGTTCGCATAACGATATGGCAGGCCGACGCAAAAACGCCCGCGGGAGCGATCCCGCGGGCGTCTGTCGGTTGCTGGCAGCGCTTACATGCCGCCCAGCGACTGGCGCATGGCTTCCAGGCAGGCGGCGTACAGGCCGTTCGGCAGCACGCCGAGGACCAGCAGGGCCAGGCCGTTCAGGCCGAGCACCAGTTTCATGTCGCCACCGATGGTGAGCTTGTCGCCACTGCTGGTGTCGGTCGCGTCGTCAAAGTAGACCACCTTGACCACCCGCAGGTAGTAGAACGCACCGATCAGCGACATCATCACGCCGACCACGGCCAGCCACAGCAGACCGGCGTCGACGGCAGCCTTCAGCACCGCAAACTTGGCGTAGAAGCCGACCATCGGCGGAATGCCGGCCATCGAGAACATGGCAAACAGCACCAGCAGCGCGTACCAGGCATTCTTCTGGTTCAGACCCTTGAGGTCATCCATGGTTTCGCATTCGAAACCAGCCCGCGACAGCGCCACCAGGATGCCGAAGCTGGCCAGCGCGGTCAGCATGTAGGTGATCGCGTAGAACAGCGCGGCGGTGTAGCCGGACGGGCTGGCCGCCAGGATGCCGATCAGCAGGAAGCCCATGTGCGAGATGGTCGAGTAGGCCAGCATGCGCTTGATGTTGGTCTGCATGATCGCGGCCAGGTTGCCGAGTACCAGCGAGGCCACGGCCAGGATGACCAGCATCGGCTGCCATGCCACCGCTGCCGGCGCCAGGGCCTGGGCCAGGAAGCGGAAGGTGAACACGAAGGCCGCCAGCTTCGGCGCGGAGCCGATCAGCACGGTGACCGCCGTCGGCGCCCCCTGGTACACGTCCGGCACCCACATGTGGAACGGCACGGCGCCGAGCTTGAACGCGAGGCCGGCAATGATGAACACCAGACCGAAGCTGACCAGGGTGGTATTTGCCTGACCGGCGCCGATGGCGTGCGCCACGTCACTGATCTGCAGCGAACCGGTTGCGCCGTACACCATCGAGATGCCGTACAGCAGCAGGCCGGACGCCAGCGCGCCAAGCACGAAATACTTCATCGCCGCTTCGGTGGCCGGAATCGATTCGCGCGACATGGCGATCATGGCGTACAGCGACAGCGACAGCAGCTCCAGACCGATGTACAGGGTCAGGAAGTGGCTGGCCGACACCATGACGAACATGCCCAGCAGCGAGAACAGCCCGAGGGTAAACAGTTCGCCCTTCAGGAAGCCGCGGTCATGCGCATACTGCCGCGCATAGACGAAGGTGGCACCCACGGCGACCAGCAGCCCCAGCTTGGACAGGCTCGACACCGGGTCGGCAATGTACATGCCGCTGAAGGTCAGCACCGGGTACGGGACCCAGGACGCGACCACGGCGACGGCGGTGCCGATCAGGGTCAGCATCGACAGTGCATAGGTGACGCCGCGGCGTTCGCTCTTCACGAACAGGTCGATGATGAGGATCGCCAGCGCCGCGCACAGCAGCACGATCTCCGGCAAGGCCGGCATCAGATTCAAATCAGCCCAACTCATTTGATGTGTTTCCTTGTTGCGGGTTGGCGACTTACATCAGCTTGCTCTGAGCCACGTGGCTCAGAAGATCGTTGACGCTGGTGTGCATCACCTCCACGAACATCTGCGGATAGAGGCCCATGCCGAGCACCGCGATGGCCAGCACCGCCAGGATCAGGAACTCGCGCTTGTTCACGTCTTTCAGCTCGGCCACCTTTTCGTTGGCAACGTCACCGAAGATCACCCGCTTGTACATCCACAGCGTGTAGGCAGCGCCGAAGATCAGCGTGGTGCCGGCGAAGAACGCGAACCAGAAGTTGACCTGCACCGCGCCCATGATGACCATGAACTCGCCGACGAAGCCCGACGTGGCCGGCAGGCCGGCGTTGGCCATCGCAAACAGCAGCGCGAACGCGGCATAGATCGGCATCTTGTTGGCCACACCGCCGTAGTCGGCGATATTGCGGCTGTGCAGGCGGTCGTACAGCACGCCGATGCTCATGAACATGGCGGCGGACACGAAGCCGTGCGAGATCATCTGCACCAGCGCGCCTTCGACTGCCCACTGGTTCAGCTGGCCGTCAGGCGTGAACATGAAGAAGCCCAGGGTGACGAAGCCCATGTGCGCGATCGACGAATACGCGACCAGTTTCTTCATGTCGGTCTGCACCAGCGCCACCAGGCCGATATACACCACCGCAATCAGCGACAGCACAATCATCAGCCACTGCAGTTCGCGCGCGGCATCCGGCACGATCGGCAGCAGGAAACGCAGGAAGCCGTAGGCGCCGAGCTTCAGCGTGATGGCGGCCAGCACCATCGAACCGCCGGTCGGGGCTTCCACGTGCGCGTCCGGCAGCCAGGTGTGCACCGGGAACATCGGCACCTTGACCGCGAACGAGAAGAAGAAGGCCACGAACAGCAGGATCTGCGCCGTCATCGACAGCGGCACCATGTGGAACTTCAGGATCTCGAAGCTCCCCTGGGCCTGGAAGTACAGGTAGATGAACGACACCAGCATCAGCAGCGAGCCGAGCAGCGTGTACAGGAAGAACTTGATCGACGCATACACGCGACGCGGTCCGCCCCATACGCCGATCACCAGGTACATCGGGATCAGCATCGCTTCGAAGAACACGTAGAACAGCACGGCGTCCAGTGCGGCGAACGCACCGTTGATCAGCCCGGACATGATCAGGAAGGCGGCGAAGTACTGCGCGACGCGCTTCTCGACCACCTGCCAGCCGGCCAGCACCACCAGTACGGTAGTGAAGCTGTTCAGGATGACCAGCCACATCGAGATGCCGTCGACACCCAGATGGTAGTTGATGTTAAGACTGGCGAACCACGGGGTGAACTCCTCGAATTGCATGCCGCCATGCAGCGGCGTGAAATCGAAGTACAGCGGCAACGACAATGCGAAGCCAGCCAGTGCACCGACCAGCGCGATGACTCGCGCCAGCGATGCGTTCCGGTCCCCTCCGGTAGCCAAAGTCAGCAACCCGGCCACGATCGGGACCCAGATCACCAGACTGAGCAGATTCTCACTCATTTTCGAACCTAGCTTTTCTTTCTAAATCGTCTACAGGTCTTAGAAGCCGACCACGAATAGGGTGAGCAGCACCAGCACGCCGATGACCATGGCGGTGGCGTAGCTGTAGATGAAGCCCGTCTGCACCTTGCGTACCACCGCGGCCAGCGAACCGACCACGCGGGCCGAGCCGTTGACGATCAGTCCGTCAATCAGGGTCTGATCGCCGATCTTCCAGAAGCCGGTACCGAGCAGGCGCGAGCCCTTGGCGAATACGGCAAAGTACAGATCGTCCATGTAGTACTTGTTGTCCAGCAGGGTGTAGATCGGGCTGGCGGCTTTGCGGATCGCGGCGGGAATCTGCGGCGCGACCATGTAGAACACGTAGGCAGTTGCCACCCCGGCGATGGCCAGCCACAGCGGCAGCGTCGACAGGGCATGCATGCTCATCGCCGCCGCGCCATGGAACTCTTCGGCGATGACGGACATC
This window of the Microvirgula aerodenitrificans DSM 15089 genome carries:
- the nuoN gene encoding NADH-quinone oxidoreductase subunit NuoN, translated to MSWADLNLMPALPEIVLLCAALAILIIDLFVKSERRGVTYALSMLTLIGTAVAVVASWVPYPVLTFSGMYIADPVSSLSKLGLLVAVGATFVYARQYAHDRGFLKGELFTLGLFSLLGMFVMVSASHFLTLYIGLELLSLSLYAMIAMSRESIPATEAAMKYFVLGALASGLLLYGISMVYGATGSLQISDVAHAIGAGQANTTLVSFGLVFIIAGLAFKLGAVPFHMWVPDVYQGAPTAVTVLIGSAPKLAAFVFTFRFLAQALAPAAVAWQPMLVILAVASLVLGNLAAIMQTNIKRMLAYSTISHMGFLLIGILAASPSGYTAALFYAITYMLTALASFGILVALSRAGFECETMDDLKGLNQKNAWYALLVLFAMFSMAGIPPMVGFYAKFAVLKAAVDAGLLWLAVVGVMMSLIGAFYYLRVVKVVYFDDATDTSSGDKLTIGGDMKLVLGLNGLALLVLGVLPNGLYAACLEAMRQSLGGM
- the metF gene encoding methylenetetrahydrofolate reductase [NAD(P)H] — its product is MSSVKPTISFEFFPPKTEEGHARLATARKQLAHFKPAFFSVTFGAGGTTREGTLRAVLDIRDAGYAAAPHLSCIGSTRDNIRSILDEYREKGIRHVVALRGDIPSGMGEVGEFRYANELVSFIRDTHGDHFHIEVAAYPDYHPQAVNARADLDAFAGKVRAGANSAITQYFFNADAYFAFVDEASARGVDIPIVPGIMPIYNFSQLARFSDLCGAEIPRWLRLKLQAYGDDVASIRALGLDVVTELCDRLLSNGAPGLHFYTLNAAGSVSTLCQRLGL
- a CDS encoding NADH-quinone oxidoreductase subunit M, with product MSENLLSLVIWVPIVAGLLTLATGGDRNASLARVIALVGALAGFALSLPLYFDFTPLHGGMQFEEFTPWFASLNINYHLGVDGISMWLVILNSFTTVLVVLAGWQVVEKRVAQYFAAFLIMSGLINGAFAALDAVLFYVFFEAMLIPMYLVIGVWGGPRRVYASIKFFLYTLLGSLLMLVSFIYLYFQAQGSFEILKFHMVPLSMTAQILLFVAFFFSFAVKVPMFPVHTWLPDAHVEAPTGGSMVLAAITLKLGAYGFLRFLLPIVPDAARELQWLMIVLSLIAVVYIGLVALVQTDMKKLVAYSSIAHMGFVTLGFFMFTPDGQLNQWAVEGALVQMISHGFVSAAMFMSIGVLYDRLHSRNIADYGGVANKMPIYAAFALLFAMANAGLPATSGFVGEFMVIMGAVQVNFWFAFFAGTTLIFGAAYTLWMYKRVIFGDVANEKVAELKDVNKREFLILAVLAIAVLGMGLYPQMFVEVMHTSVNDLLSHVAQSKLM